In the Sarcophilus harrisii chromosome 3, mSarHar1.11, whole genome shotgun sequence genome, one interval contains:
- the LOC100922370 gene encoding olfactory receptor 52D1-like gives MSFSNRTNLHPSTFILIGIPGLENAHIWISIPFCLVYMVALLGNFALLFIIKTDTSLHEPMYLFLCMLAVTDLVVCTIAIPKLLSLFWFKDREIRFEACLTQVFLIHSCSTMESGFFLAMAFDRYVAICKPLRHSAILTHTVIGSLGLAIVFRGAVLISPHPFLLRWLPYCKTNIISHTYCEFMALIKLACAETRIRRAYSLIVAFLTGGLDFILIICSYILILHAVFQLPSKEARLKTLGTCGSHVCVILVSYIPAFFSFLTHRFGHHVPPHVHIFVANIYLLVPPMVNPIIYGVRTKRIRERILKVFSPLKA, from the coding sequence ATGTCATTCTCTAACAGGACCAATCTTCATCCCTCTACTTTCATTCTCATTGGAATTCCAGGACTAGAGAATGCACATATTTGGATCTCCATCCCCTTCTGCCTGGTGTACATGGTGGCTCTGCTGGGAAACTTTGCTTTACTATTCATCATTAAGACTGACACTAGTCTTCACGAACCCATGTACCTCTTCCTTTGCATGCTGGCTGTGACAGACCTGGTCGTGTGTACTATTGCAATTCCCAAGCTTCTCAGCCTCTTCTGGTTCAAAGACAGAGAAATCCGATTTGAAGCTTGCCTGACACAAGTATTTTTGATTCATTCCTGTTCCACAATGGAATctggtttctttctggctatgGCCTTTGACCGCTATGTGGCCATATGTAAACCTCTTAGACACTCAGCAATCCTAACCCACACAGTCATTGGAAGCTTGGGGTTGGCTATTGTTTTCCGTGGAGCTGTGCTAATCAGTCCTCATCCCTTTCTACTGAGATGGCTTCCCTACTGCAAGACCAATATCATATCTCATACCTACTGTGAGTTCATGGCATTGATCAAACTGGCCTGTGCTGAGACCAGGATACGTAGAGCTTATAGCCTAATTGTTGCATTTCTTACTGGAGGACTCGACTTCATATTAATCATCTGTTCCTACATTCTCATTCTCCATGCTGTCTTCCAGCTCCCTTCTAAGGAAGCACGTCTGAAGACCCTGGGAACCTGTGGATCTCATGTCTGTGTCATATTAGTTTCTTACATTCCAGCTTTCTTCTCATTCCTCACACATAGATTTGGACACCATGTTCCTCCTCATGTCCATATTTTTGTAGCTAATATCTACTTATTGGTTCCTCCTATGGTAAATCCTATCATCTATGGGGTCAGGACAAAGAGAATCCGGGAGAGAATCCTCAAAGTCTTTAGTCCTCTGAAGGCTTAA